In Leishmania donovani BPK282A1 complete genome, chromosome 18, a genomic segment contains:
- a CDS encoding uracil-DNA-glycosylase, putative — MQKTLFDFVRKGTSSGPAAANVSVAADRERQRQRQWLSVSNGEDTTPRTDSPPKKHAKTRREGGCSRGNSREREGESLKGASRDDAIDLDASVSVALLESTFPPSEDCGAIDKAKHVSSGTAVPAGASAAAAAGASSGTARSEAPQLQPAATSSRWLAGLITNLEWRDFLAPITADSWRSGAFARIERFLDGEKEKGRVILPPATDIFNAFNSCPFLGLKVVLLGQDPYHDLHQAHGLCFSVLPEVALPPSLRNIYKELTTDIAGFQAPRHGYLQSWSEQGMLMLNATLTVEAHKANSHSKTSGWTAFTDAVIQHLSQHHPNRLVFLLWGGYAQQKKKLIDASRHIVLESVHPSPLSASRGWFGCHCFSACNAALQSMGHLPMHWQLPLNASLP, encoded by the coding sequence ATGCAGAAAACGCTCTTCGATTTTGTGCGGAAgggcacgagcagcggccCGGCTGCCGCCAACGTGTCTGTCGCCGCGGacagagagcggcagcggcagcggcagtggctcTCGGTATCGAACGGGGAGGACACCACGCCTCGGACGGACTCACCGCCTAAGAAACACGCCAAGACTCGGCGCGAGGGCGGTTGCAGCCGTGGTAACTCGAGGGAGCGCGAAGGGGAGAGTCTGAAGGGCGCCTCTAGAGATGACGCGATTGACCTCGATGCGAGTGTGTCGGTCGCACTGCTGGAGTCGACATTCCCACCTAGCGAAGACTGCGGTGCCATTGACAAGGCGAAGCACGTCTCcagcggcactgctgtgCCTGCCggtgcttctgctgctgcggctgccggtgcCTCCTCCGGCACGGCACGCTccgaggcgccgcagctgcagcccgctgccaccagcagccgctggcTTGCCGGCCTAATCACGAACCTCGAGTGGAGAGACTTCCTGGCTCCCATTACGGCTGATTCGTGGCGAAGTGGCGCCTTTGCCCGCATCGAGCGCTTTCTCGATggcgaaaaggaaaagggcaGGGTCATACTGCCCCCCGCCACGGACATCTTCAACGCGTTCAACAGTTGCCCATTTCTCGGCTTGAAGGTGGTCCTGCTCGGTCAGGATCCGTACCACGATCTCCACCAAGCGCATGGGCTCTGCTTCTCCGTCTTGCCCGAAGTGGCGCTTCCGCCGAGCCTGCGTAACATATACAAAGAGCTCACGACGGACATCGCAGGCTTCCAGGCACCAAGGCACGGCTACCTGCAGAGCTGGTCGGAGCAGGGGATGTTGATGCTGAACGCGACTTTGACCGTCGAGGCGCACAAGGCCAACTCGCACAGCAAAACCAGTGGCTGGACCGCCTTCACGGATGCCGTGATCCAGCACCTTTCCCAGCACCATCCCAACCGGCTCGTGTTTCTGCTCTGGGGCGGCTACGCgcagcagaagaagaagCTCATAGACGCAAGCCGGCACATTGTCCTGGAGAGCGTGCACCCATCACCGTTGAGCGCGAGCCGCGGCTGGTTTGGGTGCCACTGCTTCTCTGCGTgcaacgcggcgctgcagagcatGGGCCACCTTCCCATGCATTGGCAGCTGCCATTGAACGCTTCGCTACCCTGA
- a CDS encoding tubulin-specific chaperone, putative, translated as MSIVKVMITHSASQRVVPEKAYGLAQTVQSIREDMYSRFGIPAEQIRLELYDTRDCKVEGNMKDEKLLGFYGCETGYRIHVVDLRPAAQVDNYDDVSKVEKYEMTDEEWLKRPDNLRAYKERMLALQREEMAKGGIEVPSGPDDDSYKAEADKIKVGDRCCCQPGERLGTVRYVGRVAALKPGYWIGVEFDEPVGKSNGTVKGATLFECMPLYGGVLRPNQVEVGDFPPQEY; from the coding sequence ATGTCTATTGTAAAGGTAATGATCACCCACTCGGCGAGCCAGCGAGTGGTGCCGGAGAAGGCGTACGGGCTTGCGCAGACGGTGCAGAGCATTAGGGAAGATATGTACTCGCGTTTTGGCATCCCGGCGGAACAGATTCGGCTAGAGCTGTACGACACGCGCGACTGCAAGGTGGAGGGCAACATGAAGGATGAAAAGCTGCTGGGCTTTTACGGGTGCGAGACAGGTTATCGCATTCACGTCGTCGATCTTCGACCTGCTGCGCAGGTGGATAACTACGATGACGTGTCGAAGGTAGAGAAGTACGAGATGACGGACGAGGAGTGGCTTAAGCGGCCCGACAATCTCCGCGCCTACAAGGAGCGTATGCTGGCCCTGCAGCGggaggagatggcgaagGGTGGCATCGAAGTGCCGTCCGGGCCGGACGATGACAGTTacaaggcggaggcggacaAGATAAAGGTGGGTGACCGTTGCTGTTGCCAACCCGGCGAGCGTCTCGGCACGGTGCGGTACGTCGGACGTGTGGCAGCGCTGAAGCCAGGGTATTGGATCGGCGTCGAGTTTGACGAGCCAGTCGGCAAATCCAACGGCACGGTGAAGGGGGCAACGCTGTTTGAATGCATGCCCCTGTACGGCGGTGTGCTGCGCCCAAATCAGGTAGAAGTGGGTGACTTTCCTCCTCAAGAGTActga
- a CDS encoding phosphatidic acid phosphatase, putative, whose protein sequence is MASCTVVALWRFIIFFRLHDYVLCLICGLVALGMSKVHPHCRPFSWTDPSINFPYAGAGTFPSWTLPIISILPVVVYILGEAARHLWLGRRRGAIMAREPCNQQKWLTMQGQRDGGGGAAQNAGEGQSCCDSTSPLTFPSQSVQSALPAGRQGEIEVLVNSAPLSANVETREAQVGSSTVTTALSNCQPGSLRTPLANTHDEHTGNRESTSVADASPSRATASAPRKQKAHTYALAHPWQRFLFHAHIWFLTQAFSVAFALLVVNAIKVYAGRLRPDFLSRLRNEGYSPQSTGIDLCTVPKDGRVSFPSGHSSISFSAIAPFCFYVLHSLQAFRRSGVSLWRIFMGLLPLTLPIVVAVSRTRDNRHYFDDILAGSAIGIVSAVIAVSAIMVADARTGHLVPRILYRPCSSARMHTRG, encoded by the coding sequence ATGGCCTCGTGCACCGTTGTCGCGTTGTGGCGTTTTATCATCTTCTTTCGACTGCATGACTATGTCCTGTGCCTGATCTGCGGCCTCGTTGCGCTTGGCATGAGCAAGGTGCACCCTCACTGCCGGCCGTTTTCGTGGACTGATCCAAGTATCAACTTTCCGTACGCTGGTGCCGGTACGTTCCCATCATGGACGCTGCCCATCATCTCCATCTTGCCAGTCGTCGTCTACATCCTGGGtgaggcggcgcgccatTTGTGGCtgggccgccggcgcggcgccatcaTGGCCCGCGAACCGTGCAATCAGCAAAAATGGCTTACGATGCAAGGTCAgcgtgatggtggtggtggcgcagcgcaaaATGCTGGTGAggggcagagctgctgcgactccACGTCACCCCTGACATTCCCTTCACAGTCGGTGCAGTCTGCACTGCCTGCGGGCAGACAAGGAGAAATCGAGGTTCTGGTGAACAGTGCGCCGTTGTCCGCTAATGTGGAGACGCGGGAGGCGCAGGTCGGCTCGTCGACGGTGACCACTGCACTTTCGAATTGCCAACCGGGGTCATTGAGAACTCCTCTCGCCAACACCCACGATGAGCACACCGGCAACCGTGAATCCACCTCAGTAGCTgacgcttcgccttctcgtGCAACAGCCAGTGCGCCCCGCAAGCAGAAGGCGCACACTTACGCTCTTGCACATCCGTGGCAGCGTTTTCTCTTCCACGCACACATTTGGTTTCTGACACAGGCTTTCTCAGTGGCCTTTGCCTTGTTGGTGGTGAATGCGATAAAAGTCTACGCCGGTCGACTGCGGCCCGACTTCCTTTCCCGCCTCCGCAATGAGGGCTACAGTCCCCAGAGCACCGGCATCGACTTGTGCACGGTGCCCAAAGACGGGCGTGTCTCTTTTCCATCCGGGcacagcagcatcagctTTTCCGCTATCGCTCCGTTTTGCTTTTACGTGCTGCACTCGCTGCAGGCGTTCCGCCGCAGTGGCGTCTCGCTTTGGCGCATCTTCATGGGTCTTCTTCCGCTTACGCTCCCTATCGTCGTGGCGGTCTCACGAACTCGTGATAACCGTCACTACTTCGACGACATtctcgccggcagcgcgaTCGGGATCGTCAGCGCCGTGATAGCTGTGAGTGCTATAATGGTCGCGGATGCCCGCACGGGACACCTGGTGCCTCGGATTTTGTACCGTCCGTGCTCCAGCGCACGTATGCACACTCGTGGGTAG
- a CDS encoding serine carboxypeptidase (CBP1), putative, with product MASSLSTTALLVALFVTMVPWACVRTVYASTPHHGYASCDPSVVQSSGYINIPGVNQTLKHYFYWLFGPRKWPNDFREPPVIMWMTGGPGCSSSMALLTELGPCMMNETSGELYHNTYGWNDEAYLLFVDQPTGVGYSYGDKSNYAHNQSEVAEDMYNFLQLFARRFTSPSITGANDFYIIGESYGGHYVPAVSHRILMGNERSDGLHINLKGIAIGNGLTDPYTQLPFHAQTAYYWCKEKLGAPCITEKAYEEMLSLLPACLEKTKKCNEGPDDSDVSCSVATALWAEYVDHYYATGRNSYDIRKQCIGDLCYPMQNTIDFYHKPTVRASLGASAKAQWSTCNGEVSALFERDYMRNFNFTFPHMLDMGIRVLIYAGDMDFICNWLGNEAWVKALQWFGTDGFNTAPNVEFAVSGRWAGQERSYGGLSFVRIYDAGHMVPMDQPEVALFMVHRFLHDRRLA from the coding sequence ATggcgtcttctctctcgacCACAGCGCTGCTAGTGGCGCTCTTCGTCACGATGGTGCcatgggcgtgcgtgcgcaccgtgTACGCGAGCACGCCACACCACGGGTACGCGAGCTGCGACCCATCGGTGGTGCAGTCGAGCGGCTATATCAACATTCCCGGCGTCAACCAGACACTGAAGCACTACTTCTACTGGCTGTTCGGCCCGCGTAAGTGGCCAAATGATTTCCGCGAGCCGCCGGTGATTATGTGGATGACGGGCGGCCCGGGGTGCAGCTCCAGCATGGCCCTGCTCACGGAGCTCGGCCCCTGTATGATGAACGAGACGTCTGGTGAGCTCTACCACAATACTTACGGGTGGAATGACGAGGCGTACCTGCTGTTCGTGGACCAGCCGACCGGTGTGGGCTACTCGTACGGCGATAAGTCCAACTATGCGCACAATCAGAGCGAGGTTGCGGAGGACATGTACAACTTCCTGCAGCTGTTTGCGCGGCGCTTTACGTCGCCGTCGATCACGGGCGCGAACGACTTCTACATCATTGGTGAGAGCTATGGCGGGCACTATGTTCCTGCCGTGAGCCACCGTATCCTCATGGGCAACGAGCGCAGTGACGGCCTGCACATCAATCTTAAGGGCATCGCCATCGGCAACGGCCTCACGGACCCGTACACGCAGCTCCCCTTCCACGCCCAAACCGCTTACTACTGGTGCAAGGAGAAGCTGGGTGCTCCCTGCATTACCGAGAAGGCGTACGAGGAGAtgctctcgctgctgccagctTGCTTggagaagacgaagaagTGCAACGAGGGGCCCGACGACTCGGACGTGTCGTGCAGCGTGGCCACCGCGCTCTGGGCCGAGTACGTGGATCATTACTATGCAACCGGCCGCAACAGCTATGATATCCGCAAGCAGTGCATCGGCGACTTGTGCTACCCGATGCAGAATACGATCGACTTTTACCATAAGCCAACCGTCCGAGCATCGCTGGGTGCCAGCGCTAAGGCGCAGTGGTCCACGTGTAACGGTGAGGTCAGCGCGCTCTTCGAGAGGGACTACATGCGCAACTTTAACTTTACCTTCCCACACATGTTGGATATGGGCATTCGTGTGTTGATCTACGCCGGTGATATGGACTTCATATGTAACTGGCTGGGCAACGAGGCGTGGGTCAAGGCACTGCAGTGGTTTGGTACGGACGGCTTCAATACTGCGCCAAATGTGGAGTTCGCTGTCAGCGGTCGTTGGGCTGGTCAGGAGCGCAGTTACGGAGGCCTCAGTTTTGTGCGCATCTACGATGCTGGTCACATGGTACCGATGGATCAGCCAGAGGTCGCGTTGTTCATGGTGCACCGCTTCCTGCACGACCGGCGTTTGGCATAA